Proteins co-encoded in one Lysobacter solisilvae genomic window:
- the secA gene encoding preprotein translocase subunit SecA, translating to MLNSLLTRVFGSRNERLLRQLQRSVSKINALEPELEKLSDEQLQAKTPEFQQRIQAGEALDKLLPEAFAVCREASRRVLGMRHYDVQLIGGMVLHLGKIAEMRTGEGKTLVATLPVYLNALEGKGVHVVTVNDYLARRDSAWMGRLYNWLGLSVGVVYPGMPHSDKHAAYSADITYGTNNEFGFDYLRDNMALSKEDRFQRGLHYAIVDEVDSILIDEARTPLIISGPADESPELYIKVNRIVPQLVAQKQEDGEGDYWVDEKGKQVHLSETGQEHAEGLLRRAGILQGEEDSLYGAQNLSVVHHLNAALRAHAIYQRDVDYIVRDGEVIIVDEFTGRTLAGRRWSDGLHQAVEAKEGVPVQRENQTLASITFQNLFRMYKKLSGMTGTADTEAYEFQSIYGLEVIVIPTHRPMVRKDHSDAVFLNRNGKYRAVIAEIKDAHARNQPVLVGTTSIEVSEMLSQQLEAAGVKHEVLNAKQHEREAQIVAQAGRPGAVTIATNMAGRGTDIVLGGSLESELQALEAANGGTPVDEVTRQRLKAEWQARHDAVKAAGGLHIVGTERHESRRIDNQLRGRSGRQGDPGSSRFYLSLEDNLMRIFAADWVQKAMARMGLKEDDVIESGLVTKQIAGAQRKVEAHNFDIRKNLLDFDDVNNDQRKVIYGQRDELLEATSVQENIEGIRGDVVADIVARFVPPNSVDEQWDLPGLEATIDEEFGVQVPVVQMVQEASEIDAETINSRVQDAISQHFAQREEQLGSETTRMLEKHIMLNVLDQNWKEHLARMDYLRQGIHLRGYAQKQPKQEYKKEAFELFSDMLEKVKREVVTLLARVRIRSEQEIAELEAQERAQLEAQARQMQFQHPDMGGYGADEEAQQQEAAVANAAFANIGRNDPCPCGSGKKYKHCHGQLA from the coding sequence ATGCTCAACAGCCTGCTCACCCGCGTCTTCGGTAGCCGTAACGAACGCCTGCTGCGCCAACTGCAACGTTCGGTCAGCAAGATCAACGCCCTCGAGCCGGAACTGGAAAAGCTGAGCGACGAACAGCTCCAGGCCAAGACTCCGGAATTCCAGCAGCGGATCCAGGCCGGCGAGGCATTGGACAAGCTGCTGCCCGAAGCCTTCGCCGTCTGCCGCGAGGCCAGCCGTCGCGTCCTGGGCATGCGCCACTACGACGTCCAGCTGATCGGCGGCATGGTGCTGCACCTGGGCAAGATCGCGGAGATGCGCACGGGCGAAGGCAAGACCCTGGTCGCCACGCTGCCGGTGTACCTCAACGCATTGGAAGGCAAGGGCGTCCACGTCGTTACCGTCAACGACTACCTGGCGCGTCGCGACTCGGCCTGGATGGGCCGCCTGTACAACTGGCTGGGCCTGTCGGTCGGCGTGGTCTACCCGGGCATGCCGCACAGCGACAAGCATGCGGCCTACAGCGCCGACATCACCTACGGCACCAACAACGAATTCGGCTTCGACTACCTGCGCGACAACATGGCGCTGTCGAAGGAAGACCGTTTCCAGCGCGGCCTGCACTACGCCATCGTCGACGAGGTCGACTCGATCCTGATCGACGAAGCGCGCACGCCGCTGATCATCTCCGGCCCGGCCGACGAATCGCCCGAGCTGTACATCAAGGTCAACCGCATCGTCCCGCAGCTGGTGGCCCAGAAGCAGGAAGATGGCGAAGGCGACTACTGGGTCGACGAGAAGGGCAAGCAGGTGCACCTGTCCGAGACCGGCCAGGAACACGCCGAGGGCCTGCTGCGCCGCGCCGGCATCCTGCAGGGTGAAGAGGACAGCCTCTACGGCGCGCAGAACCTCAGCGTCGTGCACCACCTCAATGCGGCGCTGCGCGCGCACGCGATCTACCAGCGCGACGTCGATTACATCGTGCGCGACGGCGAGGTGATCATCGTCGATGAATTCACCGGCCGCACCCTGGCCGGCCGCCGCTGGTCCGACGGCCTGCACCAGGCGGTCGAGGCGAAGGAGGGCGTGCCCGTCCAGCGCGAGAACCAGACCCTGGCGAGCATCACCTTCCAGAACCTGTTCCGCATGTACAAGAAGCTGTCCGGCATGACCGGCACGGCCGATACGGAAGCCTACGAATTCCAGAGCATCTACGGCCTGGAAGTCATCGTGATCCCGACCCATCGCCCGATGGTCCGCAAGGACCACTCCGATGCGGTGTTCCTCAACCGCAATGGCAAGTACCGCGCGGTCATCGCCGAGATCAAGGACGCCCACGCGCGCAACCAGCCGGTGCTGGTGGGCACCACCTCGATCGAAGTATCGGAGATGCTCAGCCAGCAGCTCGAGGCCGCCGGCGTGAAGCACGAAGTGCTCAACGCCAAGCAGCACGAGCGCGAGGCACAGATCGTGGCCCAGGCGGGCCGTCCGGGCGCGGTGACCATCGCCACCAACATGGCCGGCCGCGGTACCGACATCGTGCTCGGTGGCTCGCTTGAATCCGAATTGCAGGCGCTGGAAGCCGCCAACGGCGGCACCCCCGTCGACGAAGTCACGCGCCAGCGCCTGAAGGCCGAATGGCAGGCGCGCCACGACGCGGTCAAGGCCGCCGGTGGCCTGCACATCGTGGGCACCGAGCGCCACGAGAGCCGCCGCATCGACAACCAGCTGCGCGGCCGTTCCGGCCGCCAGGGCGACCCGGGTTCCTCGCGCTTCTACCTGTCGCTCGAAGACAACCTGATGCGCATCTTCGCCGCCGACTGGGTGCAGAAGGCGATGGCGCGGATGGGCCTGAAGGAGGACGACGTCATCGAGAGCGGCCTGGTGACCAAGCAGATCGCCGGCGCGCAGCGCAAGGTCGAAGCCCACAACTTCGACATCCGCAAGAACCTGCTCGACTTCGACGACGTCAACAACGACCAGCGCAAGGTGATCTACGGCCAGCGCGACGAGCTGCTGGAAGCCACCAGCGTGCAGGAGAACATCGAGGGCATCCGCGGCGACGTCGTGGCCGACATCGTCGCGCGCTTCGTGCCGCCCAATTCGGTGGACGAGCAGTGGGACCTGCCGGGTCTGGAAGCCACGATCGACGAGGAGTTCGGGGTGCAGGTCCCGGTGGTGCAGATGGTGCAGGAAGCGAGCGAGATCGACGCCGAAACCATCAACAGCCGCGTCCAGGACGCGATCTCGCAGCACTTCGCCCAGCGCGAGGAGCAGCTTGGTAGCGAGACCACGCGCATGCTGGAAAAGCACATCATGCTCAACGTGCTCGACCAGAACTGGAAGGAGCACCTGGCCCGCATGGATTACCTGCGCCAGGGCATCCACCTGCGTGGCTACGCGCAGAAGCAGCCCAAGCAGGAATACAAGAAGGAAGCGTTCGAGCTGTTCTCCGACATGCTGGAGAAGGTGAAGCGCGAGGTCGTCACCCTGCTGGCGCGCGTGCGCATCCGCAGCGAGCAGGAAATCGCCGAGCTCGAGGCGCAGGAGCGCGCGCAGCTGGAGGCCCAGGCCCGCCAGATGCAGTTCCAGCATCCCGACATGGGCGGCTATGGCGCCGACGAGGAAGCGCAGCAGCAGGAGGCCGCCGTGGCCAACGCCGCCTTCGCCAACATCGGCCGCAACGACCCGTGCCCCTGCGGCAGCGGCAAGAAGTACAAGCACTGCCACGGCCAGCTGGCCTGA
- the lpxC gene encoding UDP-3-O-acyl-N-acetylglucosamine deacetylase, whose translation MLRQRTLKNVIRATGVGLHSGDKVFLTLRPAPEDAGIVFRRIDLDPVVEIPARADLVTETILCTGLSVGTGKVMTVEHLLSALAGLGVDNCYIDLSAQEVPIMDGSAGPFVFLLQSAGIREQEAPKRFIRIRRPVEVRDGDKVARFEPHEGFRIGFTVVFDHPAIPTSQSRAEVEFSTASYVKEVSRARTFGFMRDLEYMRERNLGLGGSMDNAIVLDEFRVLNDDGLRYADEFVRHKILDAVGDLYLAGHPIIGAYEGYKSGHALNNKLVRALLAERSAWEEVTFPDESRVSPVAYGSPLPV comes from the coding sequence ATGCTCCGCCAGCGCACTCTCAAGAATGTGATCCGCGCCACCGGCGTCGGCCTGCACAGTGGCGACAAGGTGTTTCTCACCCTGCGCCCGGCGCCCGAAGATGCGGGCATCGTGTTCCGCCGCATCGACCTGGACCCGGTCGTCGAGATTCCCGCACGCGCCGACCTGGTCACCGAGACCATCCTGTGCACCGGCCTGAGCGTCGGCACCGGCAAGGTCATGACCGTCGAACACCTGCTGTCCGCCCTGGCCGGCCTGGGCGTGGACAACTGCTACATCGATCTGTCGGCGCAGGAAGTGCCGATCATGGACGGCTCCGCCGGTCCCTTCGTCTTCCTCCTGCAGTCCGCGGGCATCCGCGAGCAGGAAGCGCCCAAGCGCTTCATCCGCATCCGCCGTCCGGTGGAGGTGCGCGACGGCGACAAGGTGGCCCGCTTCGAACCGCACGAGGGGTTCCGGATCGGTTTCACCGTGGTCTTCGACCATCCGGCCATCCCGACCTCCCAGTCGCGGGCCGAAGTCGAATTCTCCACCGCCTCCTATGTCAAGGAAGTCAGCCGCGCCCGCACCTTCGGCTTCATGCGCGACCTGGAGTACATGCGCGAGCGCAACCTGGGCTTGGGCGGCTCGATGGACAACGCCATCGTGCTGGACGAGTTCCGCGTCCTGAATGACGACGGCCTGCGCTACGCCGACGAGTTCGTGCGCCACAAGATCCTCGACGCGGTCGGCGACCTCTACCTGGCCGGCCACCCGATCATCGGCGCCTACGAGGGTTACAAGTCGGGCCACGCCCTCAACAACAAGCTGGTCCGTGCCCTGCTCGCCGAGCGTTCGGCCTGGGAAGAAGTGACCTTCCCCGACGAATCCCGCGTGTCGCCGGTGGCCTACGGCTCTCCGCTGCCGGTCTGA
- a CDS encoding M23 family metallopeptidase, with protein sequence MTHPLIVNKFRKKPLARLLDAVTTLGARRPALVIAGLIGVGFVGGGAAGLVGTASLRSELGNQEAQLAAVRRESQREVNALAARLGELQAEANRLNALGERLTRIGQLQDGEFNFEKPVGVGGEGPVRDISTPELREGLHNLNRQFVQSGDQLSVLESLLFNRQLDMNSVPSREPIANSYITSGFGGRADPIQGGSQFHKGIDFEADVGDPVLSVADGVVSFAGVRSGYGNVVEVDHGNGYVTRYAHNSRLVRKVGELIRAGQEIAKAGSTGRSTGAHVHFEVWENGHYVNPKKFLSQQSPLAHG encoded by the coding sequence ATGACCCACCCTCTCATCGTAAACAAATTCCGCAAGAAGCCCCTGGCCCGACTGCTCGACGCCGTCACCACCCTGGGCGCCCGCCGCCCGGCGCTGGTGATCGCCGGCCTGATCGGCGTGGGTTTCGTCGGCGGCGGCGCGGCCGGCCTGGTCGGCACCGCCAGTCTGCGTAGCGAGCTGGGCAATCAGGAAGCGCAACTGGCGGCCGTGCGTCGCGAGTCCCAGCGCGAAGTCAATGCACTGGCCGCCCGCCTGGGCGAGCTGCAGGCCGAGGCCAACCGCCTCAACGCCCTGGGCGAGCGCCTGACCCGTATCGGCCAGCTCCAGGACGGCGAGTTCAACTTTGAAAAGCCCGTCGGCGTCGGCGGCGAAGGCCCGGTCCGCGACATCTCCACCCCGGAGCTGCGCGAAGGCCTGCACAACCTCAACCGCCAGTTCGTCCAGTCCGGCGACCAGCTGTCGGTGCTCGAGTCGCTCCTGTTCAACCGTCAGCTGGACATGAACTCGGTTCCCTCGCGCGAGCCGATCGCCAACAGCTACATCACGTCCGGCTTCGGCGGCCGCGCCGACCCGATCCAGGGCGGCAGCCAGTTCCACAAGGGCATCGACTTCGAAGCCGATGTCGGCGACCCGGTCCTGTCCGTGGCCGACGGCGTAGTCAGCTTCGCCGGCGTCCGTTCGGGCTACGGCAACGTGGTCGAGGTCGACCACGGCAACGGCTACGTGACCCGTTACGCCCACAATTCGCGCCTGGTGCGCAAGGTCGGCGAGCTGATCCGCGCCGGCCAGGAAATCGCCAAGGCCGGGTCCACCGGCCGCTCGACCGGCGCCCACGTCCACTTCGAAGTGTGGGAAAACGGTCATTACGTGAACCCGAAGAAGTTCCTCAGCCAGCAGTCGCCCCTGGCGCACGGCTGA
- a CDS encoding DUF721 domain-containing protein, whose product MSEPKNPRRPSSPQAALDALLAEPAGDPIRRALWLDGLDHQLRPLLPPTLAAHARLANFENGRLVFLVDGPVWRAKLRLAAPELLDRARSFGLAATELVVKTSANPLAGSASPSPASRAVKPMSTASQEALKAALASLKSPTPSGNDVAE is encoded by the coding sequence ATGTCCGAGCCTAAAAATCCACGTCGCCCCAGTAGTCCGCAGGCCGCGCTCGATGCGCTGCTGGCGGAACCTGCTGGCGACCCGATCCGTAGAGCGCTGTGGCTCGACGGGCTGGACCATCAGTTGCGTCCCCTCCTGCCGCCGACACTGGCCGCGCATGCGCGATTGGCCAACTTCGAAAACGGCAGGCTCGTGTTTTTGGTCGATGGACCGGTATGGCGGGCCAAACTGCGACTCGCGGCTCCGGAACTTCTCGACCGGGCCCGATCCTTCGGGCTTGCTGCTACCGAGCTCGTGGTGAAGACGTCCGCGAACCCGTTGGCCGGCAGTGCCTCGCCTTCCCCGGCGAGCCGCGCTGTCAAACCGATGTCCACTGCGTCACAGGAAGCGCTGAAAGCCGCCCTGGCATCGCTCAAGTCCCCCACTCCGTCAGGGAACGATGTTGCCGAGTGA